One segment of Carya illinoinensis cultivar Pawnee chromosome 1, C.illinoinensisPawnee_v1, whole genome shotgun sequence DNA contains the following:
- the LOC122276799 gene encoding plastid-lipid-associated protein 6, chloroplastic — MASLTSLPHLQQFVSQSSYSSSSIRHLSPSKTHRVTIQSPRRSRLGKLSLVPRSALDEVPVVDPPPPLSPSSSGDKSELISSLKLKLLSAVSGLNRGLAANKDDLEKADSAAKEIEDVGGLVDLSVDLDKLQGRWKLIYSSAFSSRTLGGSRPGPPTGRLLPITLGQVFQRIDVLSKDFDNIVELQLGVPWPLSPVEVTATLAHKFELIGSAKIKITFEKTTVKTTGSLSQLPPLELPQIPDALRRASNRGSGEFEVTYLDEDTRITRGDRGELRVFVIS; from the exons ATGGCCTCTCTGACCTCTCTTCCTCATCTGCAACAGTTTGTTTCTCAATCATCATATTCGTCTTCTTCTATTAGGCATCTAAGTCCAAGCAAAACTCATCGAGTCACGATCCAGTCTCCAAGACGGTCTCGTTTGGGTAAGCTAAGCCTCGTACCAAGATCAGCTCTGGACGAGGTTCCCGTGGTTGACCCTCCACCCCCACTTTCTCCATCGTCTTCCGGGGACAAGTCTGAGCTCATTTCGTCCTTGAAGCTCAAATTACTG AGTGCTGTTTCTGGGCTAAACAGAGGACTTGCTGCAAATAAAGATGATCTGGAAAAGGCAGATTCTGCTGCCAAGGAGATTGAAGATGTTGGAGGACTGGTGGACCTTTCAGTTGATCTTGACAAATTACAAGGGAGATGGAAACTGATATATAGCAGTGCGTTCTCATCTCGCACTCTTGGTGGGAGTCGTCCTGGACCCCCCACAGGAAGGCTACTCCCTATAACTCTTGGTCAG GTTTTCCAACGGATTGACGTTTTAAGTAAAGATTTTGATAATATAGTGGAGCTTCAATTAGGTGTTCCATGGCCCCTATCACCTGTTGAAGTGACTGCCACCTTAGCCCACAAATTTGAGCTCATAG GATCCGCAAAGATAAAAATCACATTCGAGAAAACAACCGTAAAGACGACTGGAAGTTTGTCACAACTGCCACCATTAGAGCTACCACAGATTCCAGATGCTTTAAGGCGTGCATCAAATAGAGGAAGTGGTGAATTTGAGGTCACCTATCTGGATGAAGATACCCGTATCACTAGAGGAGACAGAGGCGAGCTTAGGGTTTTTGTCATCTCATGA
- the LOC122276810 gene encoding CRIB domain-containing protein RIC7-like: MATKVKGLLKGLRYISQIFDEKEQDMQIGYPTDVKHVAHIGWDGPSANTPSWMREFESSREVSSRSLDAFGEDKLSSKDIKKAGVGIEESLLRHAKSAGIGSSTNGTQWSYDAPKHSRRHHSTDVSSDSPSQDSSGSLRHTRRGRNMKLGNSSTIPDLPTVPKQSRRRKSKGSSGGGSSKSQRPKDHNASPDIPFIDMGSGSGSV; this comes from the exons ATGGCGACGAAGGTGAAGGGTCTTTTGAAAGGCCTAAGATACATTTCACAAATATTTG ATGAGAAAGAGCAGGACATGCAAATTGGCTATCCCACTGATGTAAAGCATGTTGCGCACATTGGATGGGACGGCCCCTCTGCCAATACGCCGAGCTGG ATGAGAGAGTTTGAGTCTTCAAGGGAAGTTTCATCCCGGTCTTTGGACGCTTTTGGAGAAGATAAATTGTCGTCCAAAG ATATAAAAAAAGCTGGTGTTGGAATTGAGGAATCTCTGCTACGACATGCTAAATCAGCTGGAATTGGCTCATCTACTAACGGGACTCAATGGAGCTATGATGCCCCAAAGCACTCCAGGCGCCACCACTCGACAGATGTTTCATCGGATTCCCCAAGCCAAGATTCATCGGGTAGTTTAAGACACACAAGACGGGGCCGAAATATGAAACTTGGAAATAGCTCGACAATACCAGATCTGCCTACTGTCCCCAAACAATCTCGCCGAAGGAAGTCAAAGGGGTCATCTGGTGGTGGTTCGTCAAAGTCACAGAGGCCAAAAGATCATAATGCTTCACCCGACATCCCTTTCATAGATATGGGATCTGGATCTGGATCTGTGTAA
- the LOC122276794 gene encoding kinesin-like protein KIN-10A, translated as MAPTPSSKANQTHPTQLKTPQSKLRINFNAAKTHPSPNPNAAPKETPQDHPVEVIARIRDHPDRKEKPVSVLQINPNNHSIRVRADFGYRDFSLDGVSLSEEEDLDVFYKKFVESRINSVKLGDKCTIMMYGPTGSGKSHTMFGCLKQPGIVYRSLRGILGDAEEESDSNGSRRTFVQVTVLEIYNEEIYDLLSSNGGGGLGLGWPKGSASKVKLEVMGKKAKNAAYISGNEAGKISKEIQKVEKRRIVKSTLCNERSSRSHCMVILDVPTVGGRLMLVDMAGSENIEQAGQIGFEAKMQTAKINQGNIALKRVVESIANGDSHVPFRDSKLTMLLQDSFEDDKSKILMILCASPDPKEIHKTISTLEYGAKAKCIVRGPHTPIKDKIGTEDSSSAVILGSRIAAMDEFIFKLQRENKLREKERNEAHKELLKKEDEVAALRARVELMEGSGSGASEEEINSKVNERTWILKGELEKKLEECQRMTNEFFEFERRRMEERIFQQQREVEMLRQRLEEIESELCHSRDTSGDESALKDMDGSGFAKRLLGIYTNEDPGMVKSMDLDMDDQEPIIREVKQVGEIIYKPVGIQGVLDHSHQVDHDIFATRFGDKVSLSTVFEEEVEGEEEQEERVLGEVDKEIIEEKVCTVEQCSPVHRVEQTPNLHSRSPRVKDYLKEKLEDGCIGSESISEPEDGKDSISSRRLRIQNIFTLCGNHRELSQHISTPVPAKKRSVSIDPQTSPVMRIGDTANNFSKEKLEAPERGATSPALTVEPFGSIKEVNEQKLTESQLNKNPVYNEMVLASKENYYPSYDGNDEQIDVYVKWEASKENPGIFITTLKVVKDASLADLRKLIEIYIGADNQAFTFLLLGDPTAAPVPREKEGLIQAIKLPLCNNQANGHLACLRSAKGMQCPSHLPPSPLPLRPLENKQSFTPNSCCLQPGDSLSPNYTSTPYITVRRHL; from the exons ATGGCTCCCACGCCATCTTCTAAAGCAAACCAAACCCACCCGACCCAGTTGAAGACCCCGCAATCGAAGCTTCGCATAAATTTCAATGCCGCCAAAACACACCCATCTCCGAATCCTAACGCGGCGCCCAAAGAAACTCCACAAGACCACCCGGTCGAAGTAATCGCCCGGATCCGAGACCACCCGGATCGAAAAGAAAAACCCGTTTCGGTTTTGCAAATCAATCCCAACAACCACTCTATACGGGTCCGAGCAGATTTTGGCTACCGGGACTTTAGCCTCGATGGGGTTTCTTTGTCAGAAGAAGAGGACCTTGAtgtattttacaaaaagttCGTAGAGTCAAGGATTAACAGTGTGAAGCTAGGGGACAAGTGTACGATAATGATGTACGGGCCGACTGGTTCGGGCAAGAGTCACACAATGTTCGGGTGCTTGAAGCAGCCTGGGATTGTGTACCGGTCTTTGAGGGGTATTCTTGGGGATGCGGAGGAAGAAAGTGATTCCAATGGCTCCCGTAGAACGTTCGTGCAAGTTACGGTATTGGAGATTTATAACGAAGAGATTTATGATCTTTTGTCGAGCAATGGTGGGGGAGGATTAGGCCTTGGATGGCCGAAGGGCAGCGCATCCAAG gtGAAACTAGAAGTAATGGGAAAGAAGGCAAAGAATGCAGCTTATATTTCGGGTAACGAAGCTGGAAAGATTTCGAAAGAGATACAAAAAGTGGAGAAGCGAAGGATTGTTAAAAGCACCCTTTGCAATGAGAGAAGTTCTCGGAGCCACTGCATG GTAATCCTTGATGTCCCAACAGTGGGTGGACGCCTGATGCTTGTAGACATGGCGGGATCTGAAAATATTGAGCAGGCTGGTCAAATTGGATTTGAGGCCAAAATGCAG ACAGCAAAGATCAACCAAGGGAACATAGCATTGAAAAGAGTGGTCGAATCCATTGCAAATGGTGACTCTCATGTGCCATTTAGAGATAGCAAATTGACCATGCTTCTGCAG GATTCTTTTGAGGATGACAAGTCAAAAATCTTAATGATCCTGTGTGCAAGCCCAGATCCAAAGGAGATACATAAGACTATCTCCACCCTTGAATACGGAGCAAAAGCAAAATGCATTGTCCGTGGCCCTCATACAccaattaaagataaaattggCACTGAAGATTCTTCATCTGCAGTCATTTTAGGATCAAGGATAGCAGCCATGGACGAATTCATATTTAAGCTACAGAGGGAAAACAAACTCAGAGAGAAAGAGCGAAATGAAGCACACAAAGAGCTCTTGAAGAAAGAAGACGAAGTTGCTGCACTCAGAGCTAGAGTTGAACTTATGGAAGGGAGTGGATCCGGGGCAAGTGaggaggagataaactcaaagGTGAATGAGCGGACTTGGATTCTGAAAGGTGAGCTAGAAAAGAAATTGGAGGAGTGCCAGAGAATGACCAATGAGTTCTTTGAATTCGAGAGGAGGAGAATGGAAGAAAGGATATTCCAGCAACAAAGGGAAGTTGAAATGCTGAGACAGAGGTTGGAGGAGATTGAGTCTGAGCTATGCCATTCAAGAGATACAAGTGGTGATGAAAGTGCATTGAAGGACATGGATGGAAGTGGATTTGCCAAAAGGTTATTGGGGATATATACCAATGAGGACCCAGGAATGGTAAAATCAATGGATTTGGACATGGATGATCAAGAACCAATTATTCGTGAGGTGAAACAAGTTGGCGAGATTATTTATAAACCTGTTGGTATCCAAGGCGTTTTGGATCATTCTCATCAAGTGGATCATGATATTTTTGCAACAAGATTTGGTGACAAGGTTAGTCTGAGCACAGTATTTGAGGAAGAAGTAGAAGGTGAGGAAGAACAGGAAGAGAGAGTGTTAGGTGAAGTGGACAAAGAAATCATAGAGGAGAAAGTCTGTACGGTTGAACAGTGTAGCCCTGTACACAGAGTTGAGCAGACGCCAAATCTGCATAGCAGAAGTCCAAGGGTGAAAGACTATCTGAAGGaaaaattagaggatgggtgtATAGGTTCAGAATCAATAAGCGAACCAGAAGATGGTAAGGATTCAATCTCTTCTAGACGATTGAGAATCCAAAATATATTCACACTTTGTGGTAATCACAGGGAGCTGTCTCAACACATCAGCACCCCAGTACCTGCCAAAAAGAGATCTGTGAGCATTGATCCCCAAACATCTCCAGTGATGAGAATTGGGGATACTGCAAACAATTTCAGTAAGGAAAAATTGGAGGCCCCTGAACGTGGAGCAACAAGTCCAGCACTAACTGTGGAGCCATTTGGATCAATCAAAGAAGTGAATGAGCAGAAACTGACAGAATCACAACTGAACAAAAATCCAGTATATAATGAGATGGTTTTGGCTTCAAAGGAGAACTACTACCCCTCATACGATGGTAATGATGAACAGATTGACGTGTACGTGAAATGGGAGGCTTCCAAGGAAAATCCTGGCATTTTCATTACCACCCTGAAGGTTGTAAAGGATGCAAGCCTTGCTGACCTGAGGAAGTTGATTGAAATCTATATTGGTGCAGACAATCAAGCATTCACTTTTCTTCTGCTTGGG GACCCCACTGCAGCTCCCGTTCCAAGAGAAAAGGAAGGATTGATACAGGCCATCAAACTTCCTCTTTGCAACAACCAGGCGAATGGCCACTTAGCTTGCTTGAGATCAGCAAAGGGAATGCAATGCCCTAGTCATCTTCCACCAAGTCCGCTCCCATTGAGGCCACTGGAAAATAAACAGTCATTCACCCCAAATTCCTGCTGCTTGCAGCCCGGTGATAGTTTATCACCAAACTACACTTCTACCCCCTATATTACTGTTCGAAGGCATCTGTAA
- the LOC122276804 gene encoding polyubiquitin 12-like — protein sequence MESPTNGSGCFPSSSVDFTEEEISLYLKTINTISLKVKRYETISNLKSMIREKAGISENVQELFFVGNQLKNDRRLVDYGIPQGSTLHLVLQNLVAMRIYVKMPSAQKIIAVDLRTYDTIQNIKSIIQAKEGIQPDRYTLIHNGKVLEDDRILAALNIPNESTIHLIFNPKDVIPIFVRTVTGEILKLEVKVLHTVHDVKAIIESMTGVLVNDLDLIYAGKRVEDSKTLASYDIKEEATLDMFPAMMQIFVKTWTGKTITLDVQKGNTIADVKDKIIHKLKILADHLSHVSIIFAGKRLDEGQDLASYGVLMHSTLHMVFSPSARISQMKLADIGNPIQNFTTIRILKSMIEKKMKAPVKEIYFQGTALRDDRSLAYYRIDSEASVKVIF from the exons atggaATCTCCGACAAATGGCAGTGGCTGTTTTCCGTCGAGCTCTGTGGACTTCACCGAAGAAGAG ATAAGCTTATACTTGAAGACAATAAATACAATAtctttaaaagttaaaagataTGAGACAATTAGCAATCTCAAATCAATGATACGCGAGAAGGCAGGCATTTCAGAGAATGTCCAGGAGCTCTTTTTTGTTGGTAATCAGCTCAAGAATGACCGGAGGCTAGTTGATTATGGTATCCCGCAAGGCTCCACCCTCCACCTTGTTCTACAGAATCTAGTTGCAATGAGAATATATGTTAAAATGCCATCAGCTCAGAAAATCATTGCAGTTGATTTAAGGACTTATGATACTATCCAAAACATCAAATCAATCATTCAAGCAAAGGAGGGGATTCAACCAGATCGGTACACTCTTATCCACAATGGAAAAGTACTTGAGGATGACAGGATCCTAGCTGCACTCAATATTCCAAATGAGTCAACCattcatttgatttttaatCCGAAAGATGTCATACCAATTTTTGTCAGAACAGTGACTGGAGAGATTTTGAAACTCGAAGTTAAAGTTTTGCATACAGTCCATGATGTCAAGGCAATAATTGAGAGCATGACAGGTGTCCTGGTGAATGATTTGGATCTGATCTATGCAGGAAAGCGAGTCGAGGATTCCAAGACATTGGCTTCTTATGACATTAAAGAAGAAGCCACCCTAGACATGTTTCCTGCCATGATGCAGATATTTGTTAAGACATGGACTGGGAAGACCATTACTCTTGATGTACAAAAAGGTAATACAATCGCAGATGTCAAGGACAAGATTATTCACAAACTGAAGATTTTAGCTGATCACCTGAGTCATGTGAGCATTATATTCGCTGGAAAAAGGCTTGATGAGGGCCAAGATTTAGCAAGTTATGGCGTCCTGATGCATTCCACTCTCCACATGGTCTTTTCGCcttcagcaagaatcagtcagaTGAAATTAGCTGACATCGGGAACCCAATACAAAACTTTACTACCATTCGCATTTTGAAGAGTATGAttgagaagaagatgaaagctcCAGTGAAGGAAATTTACTTTCAGGGAACAGCTTTGCGGGATGATCGTTCACTTGCATATTACAGGATTGACAGTGAGGCATCGGTAAAggttattttttga